The window TCCCCCATTTCGCGGCTTTCCCAGGTGTTCAAGACCCCCCAGAGGCAACCCCACAAATTGTATGCCAAAGAAGATGCGGATTTTCACGCAGTGGCTGTTGATGTGCATAGATATATGCCTATTTAtagatacatgtatacatgcaaatacacatatactcatgtatatatgcacgttGATTCTAATCGAGGAAAATACACTTATCcttaacatatatatatatatatatatacgtatttACGTGTAGGGATATACGTGtaagtatatatgtacatatattcCTGTGTATGTATTTGTGGATTGCTATGCCTTGCGTCAGGACTTTCACTTTTTAAAGTTACCTCTTTCCAGTGCTTGCTGGTTATGCGTGGACGTGAGAGGTTCACATTTTTCGTTTCTGGCCTTTGGTAAAATATCGAGATAGGAAACAGTTCCTGAGAGCGGCACAGGTGGCCGACAGAAGGTTTCTTTTGACCGTCTGTGGAAGACCAGAGCAATGATGGAAAAACAGGATCCTGTTGAGGTAGAAATGGTCGTTTCTTTCATCCGTGAGAAGGAAGGTAAAAGCTATAGATTGCCTTCCTCAAAGTTTTGGGACCATCTTTAtcagggaaaaagagaagacgagcacTGCTTTCAAAAACTTCCCTCTCCGCCCACACAGAAGAGTCGATCTTttccatctctctgtctctccagtgtgtctcctgtgtgtACACCAGGAGACGTCGGCTGCCTCAGTTGAAAAAAATAAAAACACTACAAAAACTCGCGCATATGTATCGATTTATGAAGGGTGTTCCTTTTTGTTTATTTTTTTCAGTTTCCAGGAGTTCGGTTTGCAAACTTGTTCTAAAAAAGAGAAACTGCAGCGAGACTTTGCGGTGTATTGACGGCGGCAGCTTtacgccttttttctgtcttcttttttgcTGCGCTGGTTAGCTGGCCCCGTTTCTTTCGTCACCTCTCAAAGCAAagctttttcctctcgtgtcCGAGAcacgcgtccttctctttcttctctttcttctctcattttctttcctctcttcgtttctcctctctgttctctcgtttctctttcttaTCTCGCTCCTCGAGGCGAGAACCTCGCGGCTGCTCCACGAGGCACGGTCGCGCGTTTTCGAGTTTTTCCTGAAAaggctctttttctcttaAAGAAATCGCGGATGCTTTCGTTTCTTGAAAGCCCCTTTGGCTTCTGCCACCCCCGcagcgtctcgctttttctctctccgtcgttcaTCTTTTGAAAAAACACCGAAGGTAGTGTCTCAGACAACCGCGACGCAACGCTCTTTGTGTCGGCTGCACACGCTCCGCCTTCCGTGTCTCGCTTCATGCCTCACAGTTCCGAAAGACAACACTTTTCCTcagtctttttctcttttttcttggcCTGCCTCTtgccgccttttcttccacttctttcccttcctctttccgttttccttcgtctctcgttttcctctgccaTCTCTCCCCTCCGCTTTGTAGCCACCCTGTGTGTCTTTGCGatctcgtttttcgtttgctgtctctccgtccacgGCCTTCTCCACAGAGCAACAAAGGCGACTGCCTTGGAGGATAGGCATCGGTTTTTTGCGTCAGCTTTCCAGCTTTTTCCAGATTTCGCCCGAactccctcctctttcctttaAAGCAAGATGGCGCTTCCTCAAAACGCGCCCGCCGCAGCAGCGGGTGCGAGCCGTTCCCCCACGCGAGACAGTCCCAGGTCTcagcctgcttcttctgtgaCTTCTAAAAACACCAACGCCtcgggagacgagggcgtctctgctcgaGAGAGAACTCCAGGCTCTTCTGTGTCGAGAAGGTTGACTAGCCTCGCGAGTTTGAGCGGCAGCAACGTAACCCATCGCTTGGCGGATATGGGCAGACACCTCGTCGCGAGTTTCACTTCAGCACCGACCGAgtcgtctttcctttccaaGGGCACTTTGACGCCTCAGGAATTCGTAGACGCTGGTGACCTCCTCACCCACAAATTCCCCACCTGGCAGtggtgagagaagaaacgcacggCTCTGAGGAGAGAACCTGCACTGCCTCCGAAGCCCCCGAGGAGGGTGTCCCAGTCACAGATAAAGAAATCGAAACGCGTGCGTTCAGGGTAGCCGCGAAGATACAATCGTCCAAGATACATTTTATTGCAGATGTTCGGTTTTTCGTGCTAGAGGGATACCTCTAATTATTGGCGTACAAATGTCAGTGCAACTGAGAAGCCAAAAGAGTATGTACGCAACAAACAACCGCACAACGTTACGCCGGGAAGGTCCCCACACACTCGCCGCCATGCCTGTCGAGGAGGTCGATACCGTCCATCTTCTCTCACCTTCCTGTGCCTGTCCATCCAGTGCTGATCCTCTGTgactttctttttcccctcgcctgctttctctctttctctcccgtcttcgtGACGCAGTCTACGCGTTGGAATCGCGGAATTGCGTTCTGGCAGCAAAGCGCTTTGTGTGGAAGTTCCCCCCCTTCAGGAGCGGTGCGGGTCCGTCTGGGAAGAGGGCATCGACCTGGCTTCCAGAAGACAAGCAATTTCTGATTACGAAGAATGTGCCTTGCTACCGCCGCGTCAGAGACATGGACGATGCTCTCAACTCGCGAGTACGCCCATCCCAACTTGAGACCAAACCGAGACACACTTTCACACGCGCGTCGTCCGTTCAAGGCATATCTGTCTTCATCTTTCTATCTGTGCCACGTGTACAGGGAACGACCAGCATGTACCCCTaaatgtacatatacatatacgcatatatatctatatatatatatatatatatatgtgtgtctatatatatgtattgcTTTATATGTGGATGTATAGGGGTAGATCGATAGTTGTCCAGTCTGCGTCAGGATGAGAGACTTAACTCGTTCGCAGTTCACACACCACCAGCAAGACTCTTGTGACACACAGGTCTCTGCTTTGTAAATTATCCGTGTACCAATGTGCCGGATGCGGGGTATCAGTGAACATAGACACAAATAGGCAGTTTCAAGTTGTTCCGCCTACGATGGAGACTTCCCTAAGACTTCCGCAAGCGGTTGTTCTTTCCATTCTTACATCGTCAGACTGAGCAGTGCTGCGTATCTCGCCCCTTCCtacctatatgtatatatatacatacataacTAAATTGCGAACACATTTATATAGatttatatgtatttatatgcatgcataaaACCCACACGTGTGCGGTCCTTTCTGCATGTAGACGTACGGTTGCATGTGCGTAGACGCATGTTTATTCATTCGGCTGGCAGGGAGAGACTGCGTGCTCGTCACTGAATTTTGTCGCAGTTTTGATTTCTCTTTTCACTTCCGAATGCCGCgcttcttgtctttcctttccgtgcAGGTCGGTcacgacgcagaaggcggatGGACGCTGCCTCTGTTAAAtgacgaagaacgcgaggggaGAGTAGACaccggcgaggcgcctgaCCTGACCCAGAGCATGCAGAGACTCAGACTGAATGCGGAGTGTGAACGAGAAGCCGAAGCCTCAACCCGGAAGACCCCGCCTTCCGTGGCTGCACACGCTGGACAAGAAACTGCCGCGGCAGATCGAGGTaaagacggaaaaaaagacgctTCGTGTcgcgccccgtctctcgaTCTGCCCGGCTCCATTTCGTCCTGTCACGTTCATGCAGGTGAATGTTCTCGCATACACGGGTGGCGAGTCCTGTATTTATGTATAAGCATGCACAggtgtatatgcatacgaGGTATACGTTTCCCCAAATGTACATCGCGTTTTGCACACGCGGCTACATCTATACATGTTTGAGTGCTTGCATGTCGGAGAACGACGCCGCAATCAGCGTTCGTCGCTTTCATGTGACAAAGTCTTGCAATGTTTCCCCTCTTTACCCAGTATAACAGTGTCTATATGTGCATGTCCGTATCCATATGTGGTTTTGAATGTGATTATGTGTATGTAAACATCATGCACACGCGTGCATCTATGGATGTAACAGTGCATTTCGCTCCACTTTCTCAGCCGGTTGAGCagttctcgtttttctcgacgGTCTTTCGTTCTCATTGCGCGCCCATCTTTGTGATTTTATCCTTCCTTCAGAAAGGAATCTCCGGGTGAGTCTCccctcccgcgtctccaggcACGAGAGCGATGGCCGCTGAAGGCCCCTGAAAATTTTcgcatttgcatgcacgaggCCGCAAGAACCTTGcccgccttcgcgttttcaATTTCCAC is drawn from Neospora caninum Liverpool complete genome, chromosome X and contains these coding sequences:
- a CDS encoding putative autophagocytosis associated protein, giving the protein MALPQNAPAAAAGASRSPTRDSPRSQPASSVTSKNTNASGDEGVSARERTPGSSVSRRLTSLASLSGSNVTHRLADMGRHLVASFTSAPTESSFLSKGTLTPQEFVDAGDLLTHKFPTWQWSGAGPSGKRASTWLPEDKQFLITKNVPCYRRVRDMDDALNSRVGHDAEGGWTLPLLNDEEREGRVDTGEAPDLTQSMQRLRLNAECEREAEASTRKTPPSVAAHAGQETAAADRERNLRDDVPDLINFSDIDGLVQEDDDPAAAEAPSSFVRSSADAEIVAARTYDLSITYDKYFQTPRIWLFGYSENGVPLLPEEIFEDILTDYAAKTVTVDPHPCTGIPTASIHPCRHASVMKKVVDSWLESGMKPRHDLALLVLLKFVSSVIPTIEYDFTMDVDMFFHHTKEK